A window of the Leucothrix mucor DSM 2157 genome harbors these coding sequences:
- a CDS encoding aspartate aminotransferase family protein — protein sequence MTHNPPETNTAIAQSQDAAHHLHPFSDAKSLNEKGARVITKGKGVYVWDSEGNKLLDGMAGLWCMAIGYGRDEVADAAAAQMRELPFYNTFFQTTHPPVVALSKKLAELAPAHINHTFFTGSGSESNDTMLRMVRHYWASLGKPDKKVIISRKNAYHGSTVAGASLGGMTYMHEQGDLPIPNIVHINQPYWYGEGGDQPPEEFGLARAQELEAKILELGVERVAAFIAEPVQGAGGVIIPPASYWPEIQRICDKYEILLVADEVITGFGRTGEWFASETFNIKPDFICIAKALSSGYLPIGGVMISDRVAEGLINEGGELQHGYTYSGHPVTCAAALAVLDIMQKEHIVERVKSDIGPYLQEKWLALGEHPLVGEARMIGLMGALELTPDKATRAPFEVKKGTVGLMCREISFANGLIMRHVGDSMIISPPLVLSHEEADELITKAREVLDSTYAAAKEAGYL from the coding sequence ATGACACACAATCCACCAGAAACAAATACGGCAATCGCTCAAAGTCAGGATGCTGCCCACCACTTGCACCCGTTCAGTGACGCTAAATCGCTGAATGAAAAAGGCGCACGCGTGATTACCAAAGGTAAAGGCGTGTATGTTTGGGATTCTGAAGGCAATAAACTGCTGGATGGCATGGCCGGCTTATGGTGCATGGCCATTGGCTACGGGCGCGATGAAGTGGCCGATGCGGCTGCGGCGCAAATGCGTGAATTGCCATTTTACAATACCTTCTTCCAGACAACACACCCACCGGTTGTGGCGCTCTCGAAAAAGCTAGCGGAATTGGCTCCGGCTCATATTAATCATACCTTCTTTACCGGCTCCGGCTCGGAGTCGAATGACACCATGCTACGGATGGTTCGCCACTATTGGGCGAGCCTCGGCAAGCCAGATAAGAAGGTGATTATCTCTCGCAAAAATGCCTACCACGGCTCAACCGTTGCCGGCGCCAGCTTAGGCGGCATGACGTATATGCATGAGCAAGGCGATTTGCCGATTCCGAATATCGTGCACATCAACCAGCCTTATTGGTATGGCGAAGGTGGTGATCAACCACCGGAAGAATTTGGTTTAGCACGAGCTCAGGAGCTTGAAGCGAAAATTCTGGAGTTGGGTGTTGAGCGGGTTGCCGCTTTTATTGCAGAACCAGTACAAGGTGCAGGTGGTGTGATTATTCCACCAGCGAGCTACTGGCCTGAAATCCAACGCATCTGTGATAAGTATGAAATTCTGCTAGTCGCTGATGAAGTGATCACAGGCTTTGGGCGTACCGGCGAATGGTTTGCCAGCGAAACCTTTAATATCAAACCTGACTTTATTTGCATCGCTAAAGCACTTAGCTCCGGCTATTTGCCAATCGGTGGCGTAATGATTAGCGATCGGGTTGCCGAAGGGCTGATTAACGAAGGTGGCGAGTTGCAACATGGCTACACGTATTCAGGTCATCCGGTCACTTGCGCGGCGGCCTTAGCGGTGCTGGATATTATGCAAAAAGAGCATATCGTTGAGCGGGTTAAAAGCGATATTGGGCCTTACCTGCAAGAGAAATGGCTAGCCTTGGGCGAGCATCCTTTAGTGGGTGAAGCGCGTATGATTGGTTTAATGGGCGCGCTGGAGTTAACCCCAGATAAAGCCACTCGCGCGCCATTTGAAGTTAAGAAAGGCACGGTTGGATTAATGTGTCGCGAGATCAGCTTTGCCAATGGCCTGATTATGCGCCATGTGGGCGACAGCATGATTATCTCACCACCACTGGTACTTAGCCATGAAGAGGCGGATGAGTTGATTACTAAGGCTCGTGAAGTATTGGACAGCACTTATGCTGCTGCGAAAGAGGCCGGATATTTATAA
- a CDS encoding glutamine synthetase family protein produces the protein MISNQPDSIKALRQLISTHRIDEVECTIADIHGVARGKLMPASKFSALNPTFLPYSIFFQSITGAYLEFDSKEYMTEVDIKLVPDLSTVRSLPWARSPSLMVIHDLYFQDDRPVPCAPRYVLKRILDAYAERNWKPVIAPEIEFYLTERNTDPDQPLEPPVGRSGRQSVGRQSYSMMAIDEYEPIIEDIYKFAEAQGMEIDTLIQEGGPAQLEVNMAHGDPMELADQVFVFKRLIREAAMRHDCYATFMAKPMKNHPGSAMHIHQSVLDATTGENIFSNPDGSSTELFDYFIGGQQKYLGAATCLLAPYVNSYRRLMPGDSAPINLEWSRDNRSAGLRVPNSPPEARRVENRIAGMDTNPYLAIAASLATGYLGMINQTQCREEFNGDAHSADYGLPRGLLESLIDFDECDELKELLGRPFCDVYKALKEHEFNEYMMVVSPWEREHLLLTV, from the coding sequence ATGATCAGCAATCAACCTGACTCAATAAAAGCACTCAGGCAACTCATCTCCACCCACCGGATTGATGAGGTGGAATGCACCATTGCCGACATCCACGGGGTAGCCCGTGGCAAGCTAATGCCCGCCAGCAAGTTCAGCGCGCTGAACCCGACCTTCCTGCCTTACAGCATCTTCTTCCAAAGCATTACTGGTGCGTATCTGGAGTTTGATTCCAAAGAATACATGACGGAAGTCGATATTAAATTAGTCCCGGATTTAAGCACGGTGCGCTCGCTGCCTTGGGCCCGTTCGCCGAGTTTAATGGTAATCCACGATCTGTATTTTCAGGATGATCGCCCAGTACCTTGTGCGCCGCGCTATGTGCTAAAGCGCATTTTAGATGCCTATGCCGAACGCAACTGGAAGCCGGTTATCGCACCGGAAATTGAATTCTATTTAACCGAACGCAACACCGATCCTGATCAGCCACTGGAACCGCCTGTTGGACGCTCTGGTCGCCAAAGTGTGGGCCGCCAGTCTTACTCAATGATGGCGATTGATGAGTACGAGCCGATCATCGAAGACATCTATAAGTTCGCCGAAGCGCAAGGCATGGAAATCGACACCCTGATTCAGGAGGGTGGCCCTGCTCAGCTTGAAGTCAATATGGCCCACGGCGACCCCATGGAACTCGCTGATCAGGTGTTTGTATTTAAGCGTTTGATCCGTGAAGCCGCCATGCGCCACGACTGCTACGCAACGTTTATGGCTAAGCCGATGAAGAACCACCCCGGCAGCGCCATGCACATTCACCAAAGTGTGTTGGATGCGACCACTGGCGAGAATATTTTCAGCAATCCCGATGGCAGCAGCACGGAGCTGTTTGACTACTTTATTGGTGGCCAGCAGAAATATTTAGGCGCAGCGACTTGCTTGCTTGCGCCGTATGTAAACTCTTATCGCCGCCTGATGCCGGGCGACTCTGCGCCAATCAATCTGGAATGGTCGCGCGATAATCGTTCAGCAGGCTTACGCGTACCCAACAGCCCACCGGAAGCGCGCCGCGTTGAGAACCGGATTGCCGGTATGGATACCAATCCGTATCTCGCGATTGCGGCCAGCTTGGCCACCGGCTACCTCGGCATGATCAACCAAACCCAGTGCCGTGAAGAGTTTAATGGCGATGCGCACAGCGCGGACTATGGCTTACCGCGTGGTTTGCTGGAATCACTGATTGATTTTGATGAGTGCGATGAGCTGAAAGAGTTACTCGGTCGCCCATTCTGCGATGTTTACAAAGCTTTGAAAGAACACGAATTTAATGAATATATGATGGTAGTTAGCCCGTGGGAACGCGAGCACTTACTACTCACTGTTTAA
- a CDS encoding NAD(P)/FAD-dependent oxidoreductase: MAAIGKQGFLYSNDKAGEYPDSYYHATANAIPKFPRQSGEETADVCVIGAGYTGLSSALHLAKAGFSVILLDAHRVGWGASGRNGGQVATDQRCDQSTLESQYGKDHARELWDIGLAANQLCKKLIKQHKIDCDLTPGIIHADHRERNLKHSQAYATKLQNEYDYDAIEYLDQAEIRRLVGSESYFGGTLDKEAAHLHPLNFALGLAKAAHEAGAIIYEESPVLEYSGDKPVTVTLENGTIKATHVLLACNGYLDKLNRKVASRVMPINNYMVSTAPLPEALALELLRENHAVADSRFVVNYFRLSADRRLLFGGGENYSFQFPADIKNFVRGHMLEVYPQLAQTPIDYGWGGTLAITVSRMPYFAKLSENVLSASGYSGHGVAMATFAGKIMADMIGGKLAQFDTMADLRTYPFPGGEVMRLPLLVLAMTYYSLRDKL; encoded by the coding sequence ATGGCAGCCATTGGTAAGCAAGGCTTTCTCTACAGTAATGACAAAGCCGGTGAATATCCTGATTCTTATTATCATGCGACGGCCAATGCTATCCCTAAGTTTCCTCGTCAGTCTGGCGAGGAAACCGCGGATGTCTGTGTTATTGGTGCGGGCTATACGGGCTTATCCTCGGCGCTGCATTTAGCCAAAGCGGGCTTTTCCGTTATTTTGCTGGATGCGCATCGGGTTGGCTGGGGCGCGTCGGGGCGTAACGGTGGGCAAGTCGCCACCGATCAGCGCTGCGACCAAAGCACTTTAGAGTCGCAATACGGCAAAGACCATGCCCGCGAGTTATGGGATATTGGCTTGGCGGCCAATCAGCTGTGCAAAAAGCTGATTAAGCAGCACAAGATCGATTGCGATCTCACGCCCGGTATTATTCATGCGGATCATCGGGAGCGTAACCTCAAACATTCCCAAGCCTATGCTACAAAGCTGCAAAATGAATACGATTACGATGCGATTGAGTATCTTGATCAGGCAGAGATTCGCCGCTTAGTTGGCTCTGAGTCGTACTTTGGCGGCACACTGGATAAAGAAGCAGCGCATTTGCATCCACTAAACTTTGCCTTAGGACTCGCCAAAGCGGCACATGAAGCCGGTGCGATTATTTATGAAGAGTCGCCAGTACTGGAGTATTCCGGTGATAAGCCGGTAACAGTTACGCTGGAAAACGGCACGATTAAAGCAACGCATGTGCTGCTTGCCTGTAATGGCTATCTGGATAAGTTAAACCGCAAAGTCGCCTCGCGCGTGATGCCGATTAACAATTACATGGTGTCCACTGCTCCATTGCCGGAAGCGCTGGCACTGGAGTTATTGCGGGAAAATCATGCGGTTGCCGATTCGCGCTTTGTAGTGAATTACTTTCGCTTAAGTGCCGACCGACGTTTGTTATTTGGTGGCGGTGAGAATTACAGTTTTCAGTTTCCGGCGGATATTAAAAACTTTGTACGCGGTCATATGCTGGAAGTGTATCCGCAGCTCGCGCAGACACCGATTGATTATGGCTGGGGTGGCACATTGGCGATTACGGTTAGCCGTATGCCCTACTTTGCCAAGCTTTCTGAGAATGTGCTGTCTGCCAGCGGTTACTCGGGTCATGGCGTGGCAATGGCGACCTTTGCCGGTAAAATCATGGCCGATATGATTGGTGGAAAGTTGGCGCAGTTCGACACCATGGCCGACCTGCGCACTTACCCGTTTCCTGGCGGAGAAGTCATGCGCCTGCCACTACTTGTGCTGGCAATGACTTATTACTCCTTACGCGACAAGCTATGA
- a CDS encoding ABC transporter permease subunit, which translates to MKADFNWGRFFLIGIPLLWLLLFFLTPFLIVLKISLSDMATAMPPYAPAYEAGSGLLGIWAMIQAMDFENFIWLLDDNIYWLSYLSSLKIAFFSTIFTLLLGYPIAYGLARSPEKWRGFLVLLVILPFWTSFLIRVYAWIGILKSEGFLNHFLLWLGVIDDPLALINTNFAVYIGIVYSYLPFMVLPLYAALEKMDDSLVEAALDLGTTRIGAFWQVTFPLSMAGVIAGCFLVFIPAMGEFVIPDLLGGSETLMIGKTLWGEFFSNRDWPVASAVAIVLLLLLVVPILLFQRQQEKAQEAAS; encoded by the coding sequence ATGAAAGCAGACTTTAATTGGGGGCGCTTTTTTCTCATCGGCATCCCTTTACTCTGGTTGCTGCTGTTTTTCTTAACGCCTTTTTTAATCGTACTTAAAATCTCCCTGTCGGATATGGCCACCGCCATGCCGCCATACGCACCGGCTTATGAAGCGGGCAGTGGGTTACTGGGAATTTGGGCGATGATTCAGGCGATGGACTTTGAGAACTTCATCTGGCTGCTCGACGACAATATCTATTGGCTGTCTTACTTATCCAGTTTGAAAATAGCCTTCTTCTCGACCATCTTCACGTTGCTGCTGGGCTACCCCATTGCTTATGGCTTGGCGCGCTCACCGGAAAAGTGGCGGGGCTTCTTAGTCTTGTTAGTCATTTTGCCATTTTGGACCAGCTTCCTAATCCGCGTGTATGCCTGGATTGGTATCTTAAAAAGCGAAGGCTTCCTTAACCACTTCCTGCTGTGGCTGGGCGTGATTGATGACCCGCTGGCGCTGATTAATACCAACTTCGCGGTGTACATCGGCATCGTGTACTCCTATTTGCCGTTTATGGTGTTGCCACTGTATGCCGCCTTGGAAAAAATGGATGACTCCTTAGTCGAAGCGGCGTTGGATCTTGGAACGACACGCATCGGTGCCTTCTGGCAGGTGACATTCCCATTGTCGATGGCGGGCGTGATTGCCGGTTGTTTCCTTGTGTTTATTCCAGCGATGGGTGAATTCGTGATACCGGATCTGCTCGGTGGCTCTGAAACGCTCATGATTGGTAAAACGCTGTGGGGCGAGTTCTTCTCCAACCGTGACTGGCCGGTGGCCTCTGCGGTAGCGATCGTATTACTGCTGTTATTAGTGGTTCCGATATTGTTATTCCAACGCCAGCAAGAAAAGGCACAGGAGGCGGCATCATGA
- a CDS encoding ABC transporter ATP-binding protein, with protein MAVNTNGNKVFEPWNDPQKTPLIRFEGVTKRYGDFTAIDNLTLDIYEKEFYALLGPSGCGKTTLLRLLAGFETPTEGRILLGGKDLSKVPPNQRPVNMMFQSYALFPHMSVEKNIGFGLKQEGRSKAEIADRVAEMLKLVQLTEFAKRKPHQLSGGQRQRVALARSLAKNPKLLLLDEPLGALDKKLRERTQFELMNLQESLGVTFMIVTHDQEEAMTVASRIAIMDKGIAVQVDTPAAIYEAPNSRYIADFIGDVNFIETTLSSREGDQLQVASTFKTKFSLESDIQAEIGSTLWLAIRPEKIAISKQQPTDKDNIVQGEVIDIAYSGDTSTYHVKIADGTIVKTLQANQRRLSNREITWEDKVWLSWTNTAAIALAK; from the coding sequence ATGGCTGTTAATACTAACGGAAACAAAGTATTTGAGCCGTGGAATGATCCCCAAAAAACGCCGTTAATCCGATTTGAAGGAGTAACGAAGCGCTACGGGGATTTTACCGCGATTGATAATTTAACCTTAGATATCTACGAGAAAGAGTTTTATGCCCTGCTCGGGCCATCGGGCTGTGGTAAGACAACGCTATTGCGTTTGCTGGCGGGGTTTGAAACACCCACCGAAGGCCGTATTTTGCTGGGCGGTAAGGATTTATCTAAAGTCCCGCCTAATCAGCGCCCAGTTAACATGATGTTCCAGTCGTACGCTTTATTTCCACACATGAGCGTCGAAAAGAACATCGGTTTTGGTTTAAAGCAGGAAGGTCGCAGCAAAGCAGAAATTGCCGATCGCGTGGCAGAAATGCTGAAACTGGTCCAGCTGACTGAGTTTGCCAAGCGCAAGCCGCATCAGCTATCCGGTGGTCAGCGTCAGCGGGTGGCCTTAGCGCGCTCACTGGCTAAAAATCCAAAGCTATTATTGTTAGATGAGCCACTGGGCGCATTGGATAAAAAGCTGCGCGAACGCACTCAGTTCGAGCTGATGAATCTGCAAGAGTCCTTAGGCGTAACCTTTATGATCGTAACCCACGATCAGGAAGAGGCCATGACTGTCGCTAGTCGGATTGCGATTATGGATAAGGGCATCGCAGTGCAGGTGGATACGCCCGCCGCCATTTACGAAGCCCCGAACTCCCGCTATATCGCCGACTTTATTGGGGATGTGAACTTCATTGAAACCACCCTCAGCAGTCGCGAAGGTGATCAGCTACAAGTGGCGTCCACCTTTAAGACGAAGTTTAGTCTGGAAAGTGATATTCAGGCCGAGATTGGTAGCACGTTATGGCTCGCCATTCGCCCTGAGAAAATCGCTATCAGCAAGCAACAGCCGACCGACAAAGACAACATTGTACAAGGTGAAGTCATTGATATTGCCTACTCGGGCGATACCTCGACCTACCACGTAAAAATTGCCGACGGCACCATTGTTAAAACACTGCAAGCCAACCAACGACGCTTAAGTAATCGCGAGATTACCTGGGAAGATAAGGTATGGCTATCCTGGACCAATACTGCCGCCATCGCGTTGGCCAAGTGA
- a CDS encoding polyamine ABC transporter substrate-binding protein: MSMKKALVMAVSTAIFSMGATLSGTALADDEKVVNVYNWSDYIDESVLADFTKETGIKVNYDVFDTNELLETKLLTGASGYDVVVPSANFMYRQIKAGAFMELDKSKLPNYKNTWPMINERTAAYDPENKHSFTYMWGTTGIGYVEEKIKEIMPDAPVNSWDMIFKPEVAAKFADCGIHWLDAPTELVPAALHYLGLPPADFSKENLEKAEELIAKVRPYIQKFHSSEYIGGLANGDICLAVGYSGDILQARDRAVEAKNGNTVVYTIPKEGAQMWFDQMAITSDSNNVEEAYTFMNYILRPEVAAKASNFVSYANGNLASQEFLDESVFKDTAVYPDEETLKGLFAVLAPDPKQQRLLNRSWTRIKSGQ, from the coding sequence ATGAGCATGAAAAAAGCATTGGTAATGGCAGTTTCTACGGCGATCTTCTCAATGGGAGCGACGCTGTCCGGAACGGCATTAGCAGACGATGAAAAGGTAGTGAACGTTTACAACTGGTCCGATTATATTGATGAAAGTGTATTGGCCGATTTCACCAAAGAGACCGGCATTAAAGTCAATTATGACGTGTTTGATACCAACGAATTATTAGAAACCAAATTGCTGACAGGCGCGTCGGGATACGATGTTGTAGTGCCTAGCGCTAACTTTATGTACCGCCAAATTAAAGCCGGCGCGTTTATGGAATTGGACAAAAGCAAACTGCCAAATTACAAAAACACCTGGCCAATGATCAATGAGCGCACTGCCGCTTATGACCCTGAAAATAAGCATTCCTTTACCTACATGTGGGGCACCACCGGTATTGGTTACGTTGAAGAAAAAATTAAAGAAATCATGCCAGATGCGCCAGTTAACTCTTGGGATATGATTTTCAAACCTGAAGTGGCAGCGAAGTTTGCTGATTGCGGTATTCACTGGTTAGATGCGCCAACCGAGTTGGTCCCAGCTGCACTGCATTATTTAGGTTTACCACCGGCTGATTTCAGCAAAGAAAACCTTGAGAAAGCCGAAGAGCTAATTGCTAAAGTGCGCCCATACATTCAGAAATTCCACTCTTCTGAGTACATCGGTGGCTTGGCGAATGGCGACATCTGTTTAGCAGTGGGTTACTCGGGCGATATTCTGCAAGCGCGTGACCGTGCGGTCGAAGCTAAAAACGGCAACACCGTGGTTTACACCATTCCAAAAGAAGGCGCACAAATGTGGTTTGACCAGATGGCGATCACCTCAGATTCTAATAATGTTGAAGAAGCCTATACCTTCATGAATTACATCTTACGCCCTGAAGTGGCGGCTAAAGCCAGTAATTTTGTGAGCTATGCCAATGGTAACTTGGCGTCTCAGGAGTTTTTAGATGAGTCTGTATTTAAAGACACGGCTGTTTACCCAGATGAAGAGACACTGAAAGGCTTGTTCGCAGTACTTGCGCCAGATCCAAAACAGCAGCGCTTGCTAAACCGCAGCTGGACTCGCATTAAGAGCGGTCAATAA
- a CDS encoding glutamine synthetase family protein — translation MQQEIKAFISANPDVKEVDLIIMDIPGNFYGKRYAITDLEKLAVNGLKFPRGMPLMSVQGHAIDALGHGIDDGDPDASIELVPGSLRRVGWESEPRAQVMVTYTQGEEDSPFWEPRTILKKVLSRFESSGYRPVVAFELEFYLFDLKRTNDGLVQAPLGQLTGQRDTYAVMGIDRLADFGKCLSDISRTCAEQGVDIGPASAEVGLGQYEINLVHNSDVMEAADQCAMFRRIVKGVALKHGFQASFMAKPYIDDAGNGLHLHVSVYDDAGENLLAANDDKKLLHAVAGVLKLMPESLSIFAPNVNAFRRLKPGNNVPIGPTWGYENRSVAVRIPESEAKDRRIEYRVGGADGNPYLTLATLLAGMHNGMEKELDPGAPTEELSEDSFGLPTDLLDALYVTEESEVLKEYLGSEFVGVYCAQKRSEFNAYEAAISAREYDWYL, via the coding sequence ATGCAACAAGAAATAAAAGCATTCATATCAGCTAACCCAGATGTAAAAGAAGTTGATTTGATCATTATGGACATTCCGGGCAACTTTTACGGAAAGCGCTATGCGATTACAGACCTAGAGAAATTGGCTGTTAATGGTCTGAAATTCCCACGCGGTATGCCGCTAATGTCGGTACAAGGGCACGCGATTGATGCGCTTGGCCACGGCATTGACGATGGCGATCCGGATGCTTCGATTGAATTAGTACCAGGTAGTTTACGTCGTGTTGGCTGGGAGTCGGAGCCACGCGCACAAGTGATGGTGACCTACACGCAGGGTGAGGAAGACTCTCCATTTTGGGAGCCACGCACCATCCTGAAAAAAGTGTTAAGCCGTTTCGAAAGCAGCGGTTACCGCCCGGTTGTGGCGTTTGAATTAGAATTCTATTTGTTTGACTTAAAGCGTACCAATGACGGTTTAGTACAAGCGCCATTGGGCCAGTTAACCGGCCAGCGCGATACTTACGCGGTTATGGGTATTGATCGTTTGGCAGACTTTGGTAAGTGCCTGAGCGACATTTCCCGTACCTGTGCAGAGCAGGGCGTGGATATTGGTCCGGCATCCGCTGAGGTGGGTTTGGGTCAGTATGAAATCAACTTAGTGCATAACAGCGACGTGATGGAAGCGGCTGATCAATGTGCGATGTTCCGCCGTATCGTTAAAGGCGTTGCGCTAAAGCACGGCTTCCAAGCTAGCTTTATGGCTAAGCCATACATTGATGACGCCGGTAACGGCCTGCATTTGCACGTGAGTGTGTACGACGACGCGGGTGAAAACTTGCTGGCAGCGAATGACGATAAGAAACTGCTGCATGCAGTGGCTGGCGTACTGAAGCTAATGCCAGAGTCGCTGTCTATCTTCGCACCGAACGTGAATGCATTCCGCCGCTTAAAGCCAGGTAATAACGTGCCAATCGGCCCGACTTGGGGCTATGAGAACCGCTCAGTTGCGGTGCGCATTCCAGAGTCTGAAGCTAAAGATCGCCGTATCGAATACCGCGTTGGTGGTGCTGATGGCAACCCATACTTAACGCTGGCAACTTTATTGGCTGGCATGCATAACGGTATGGAAAAAGAGTTAGACCCCGGCGCCCCGACTGAAGAGTTGAGTGAAGATTCTTTCGGCTTGCCGACTGACTTGCTGGATGCGTTATACGTCACTGAAGAGTCCGAGGTATTAAAGGAGTATCTTGGCAGCGAATTCGTCGGCGTGTATTGTGCCCAAAAGCGCAGTGAATTTAACGCGTACGAAGCAGCAATTTCAGCGAGGGAATACGATTGGTACCTGTAA
- a CDS encoding ABC transporter permease gives MNANRFTWFNATTLTFGFVFLYLPILLLIVYSFNDSKLVTVWGGFSTRWYVSLFQNESFMSAAWVTLKVALLSATLATIMGTLAALVLTRAGRFRGRMLFSGMIYSPLVMPEVITGLSLLLLFVAIGLDRGFWTITIAHVTFSMCYVAVVVSSRLISFDRSLEEAARDLGCSSVGAFLQVTLPIIMPAVVAAWLLAFTLSLDDLVIASFTSGPGATTLPMKIYSQVRLGLKPEINALSTLLIVAVSVGVISASLIAKRAEKIRERANAD, from the coding sequence ATGAATGCGAATCGTTTTACTTGGTTTAATGCCACCACGCTCACCTTCGGTTTTGTTTTTTTATATTTACCGATTTTATTATTGATCGTTTACAGTTTTAACGACTCTAAGCTAGTGACTGTGTGGGGTGGCTTTTCAACCCGCTGGTACGTCAGCCTGTTTCAAAACGAGTCGTTTATGAGTGCGGCATGGGTCACATTAAAAGTGGCTCTGCTGAGCGCCACCTTAGCCACCATCATGGGTACGCTAGCTGCGCTAGTGTTAACCCGTGCCGGGCGGTTTCGTGGGCGCATGTTGTTTTCCGGAATGATTTACTCGCCACTGGTCATGCCAGAGGTGATTACCGGTCTGTCTTTATTGCTGTTATTTGTGGCGATTGGATTGGATCGGGGTTTTTGGACAATAACGATCGCTCACGTCACATTTTCGATGTGTTATGTAGCAGTAGTGGTATCATCTCGCTTAATCAGTTTCGACCGATCATTGGAAGAAGCAGCGCGTGATTTAGGCTGCTCTTCGGTCGGTGCATTCCTGCAAGTAACCCTGCCAATTATTATGCCGGCAGTGGTTGCAGCATGGCTGTTAGCCTTTACCTTATCGCTCGATGATTTGGTGATCGCATCTTTCACATCAGGCCCCGGTGCTACCACCTTGCCGATGAAGATTTACAGCCAGGTGCGTTTAGGATTGAAACCTGAAATTAACGCCTTATCAACGCTGCTGATCGTAGCAGTCTCGGTGGGTGTGATCAGTGCCTCATTGATTGCCAAGCGCGCGGAGAAAATTCGCGAGCGGGCCAATGCGGACTGA